ACCCCAAAGATGTGCTGGAAATTCTCGATCAGTCCAAAAATCAGGTGCGCCCGGAACGGGATGAAGTCATTGAAGTCTTCTCCAGCAAAGGCATTATCGAACCCTTCACTAAAGGACAGCTGGAGTACATCAAGACGATGCACCGCAACGACCTGACTTTCTGCACCGGGCCGGCGGGCACGGGCAAAACCTATCTGGCTGTGGCCGTGGCCGTCTCGATGCTGCGGAAAAAACAAATCCGCAAAATCGTCCTGGCTCGACCGGCTGTCGAGGCAGGCGAACGGCTCGGCTTCCTCCCCGGAGACCTTCAGGCCAAGGTCAATCCGTATCTGCGTCCCCTGCTGGACAGTCTGGAAGACATGATGGAATTCGGCCAGATGCGGAAACTGATGGAGATGGACGTGATTGAGATTATTCCGCTGGCCTTTATGCGGGGCCGGACCCTCAATGAAGCCGTGATTATCTGCGATGAGGCCCAGAATACCTCCCCCTCGCAGATGCTGATGTTTCTGACGCGGCTGGGACGCGGCTCCAAAATGATTATCACCGGCGACATCACCCAGATTGACCTCGAACGCGGACAAACCAGCGGGATGGTAGATGCCATCCGCACCCTCTCCAACATCGAAAACATCGGGTTTGTGGAACTGACCGAAGCGGATATCGTCCGCCACAGTCTGGTCCAGCGAATCGTCCAGGCCTACGATCAGAAACGCCAGGGAATTCGGCCGAATCGAGACGGAACAAATGGGATGGTTTCGTAAAAAAATCAGCGGACGCCGCCAACCGGCATGGGCCAATCTTCCGGCGGATCGAAGCCGCCGCTGGCCGGAACCGATGAACGGTTCCCGGCTGCTGCTGATCGGCTTGTTTTTCGTCTATCTGGCCGCCCTGGTGTTTCTGCTCTCGCTGGATACGGAACACCCGGAGTTTCTGACCAGCGGGATGCGGCACTTTAAGCCCTGGCCTCAAATCGCCGCCCTGACCGTCGTGACCGTGCTGGTGCTGCTGGGGACCGTCTTTTATATTCATCATTGTCGGCCCCAGTTTTTCAACCGGGCCAATCGGGCCTTCACGATGGCAGTTTTGTTCTGGCTGCTGCTGGCTGTCAATCGATTTTTCTCGATTTGGCAGGGAGGCGTGATTTATCTGGCAACCGGAACAACCATCACCGCCGCTGTTATCCTTACCATGGTGTTCGACCAGCGCTTTGCCATCGGAATGACCGTGTTTTACTCCGTGCTGGCCTGCTTTTCCGTCAGTCGGCTGGCCACGCTGGAGCTGTTTTTGACCATGATGGCCGGCGGACTGACCTGCTGCGGGTTCCTGAAGGAAATCCGCACCCGAATGAAACTGATTGAAGTGTGCGCCTATGCCTCCGTCGCCGTGTTTCTCATGGCCTACTGTTTCGGAATGCTTCAGGGAAAAACACACGACCAGACGCTCCTGAACGCCGGGTTTGCCGCCGGAGCGGCTTTTTTGGTAGGAGTCTTTCTGCAGGCCTTTCTGCCGTTCATTGAAAAATTGTTCGGAATCGCCACCAGCATGACGCTGATGGACTACAGCGACGCCAACCAGCCCCTGCTGAAACGGCTGGCGATGGAGGCGCCGGGCACATTCAGCCACAGTCTGCTGATTGGTTCGATTGCGGAAACGGCGGCGGATGCCATCGGGGCCAACGGACTACTGTGCCGCGTGGGGGCTTATTACCACGACATCGGAAAAATCAACAAGCCCTCCTACTTCGTGGAAAATCAGATGGGTTCGGCCAGCCGGCACGAGCAGCTGTCGCCGGCCATGAGCAAACTGGTGATTGCCGGCCATGTCAACGACGGAATGGAAATTGCAAAAGAATACGGGCTTCCGGCAGTCCTGCGGCAGTTTATTGAAACCCATCACGGCACAACGCTGATGGAATATTTCTACAACGAGGCCCGCAAGAAAAAAGGAGAACACGAAAACGAAGTCTCTGAAATAGAATTTCGCTATCCGGGCCCCAAACCCCGCACACGGGAGGCGGCCATTGTTATGCTCGCAGACGCGGTCGAAAGTGCCGCCCGCTCCCTGACGGACCCCAGCCCCACCAAAATTGAAACCCTCGTGCATACCATCGCCATGAAGCGTCTTCAGGACGGTCAGTTTGACGACTGCGACCTGACGCTGCGGGAATTGAGTCAGATTGAAGCCAGCATGTCCAAGTTTTTGGCGGCGCATTATCACGGCCGGATTGCCTACCCGAAACTGGGGGACAAGAGTTCCGGGGAAGACAAACCGGAATCCGCCGCAGCGGAAAAACCCCAAAACGGTTCGAATTTATGAGAGCAGCACGCAAACAGCCGCTCCGGAGCGTACGCATCCGGCTTGAAGCTGAACCTTTTCCCATCGAGCAGACGAAAATTCGCTCCCTGGTGAAAGGGGTTCTGACTCGCTTCGGGGTATCGGAAGCAGAGATTGATATTCGAATTGTCAGTGATGCAGCAATGCAGGAAATGCACCGACAGTATTTTCAGGACCGCCGGACAACCGATGTCATCAGTTTTGACCTGACGGAGCCGAATAAACCGCGGCGGTGTTTTCAGATTTTGGTGAATGCGGCTCTGGCCCTTCGGGAGGCAGCCCGGCGAGGCCACAGCCCTCAGGCTGAATTAAGTCTGTACATTGTGCACGGACTGCTGCACAATCTGGGCTTTGACGACGGAACCCCTCGGCAGGCCGAACGGATGCACCGGGCCGAAGCGGACGTGCTGACGTCCTTCGGCTATCCGCCTGTTTACTATTCGTCTCCGCGAAAAAGGACGTTAAGGAGATTCCGCTGTGAGTGACACCGCTATTCTGCTTCTGCTGCTCGGAGGTCTGACCGGGCTGTCTTTGTTTCTTTCTCTGAACGCCCTGGCCCTTCAGAACTTTTCCGTCTTGAAACTTCAGGACCGATTCAAGGCCGCCGGACGGGAAGAGCGGTTTGATGAGTTTCTCAAAATTGCCGACCGGCTTACGCTTACCTGCTCCTTCCTGCGGATGCTCACCAATGCCTCCATCCTGCTGACGCTGGTTCATCTGATGCAGGGGCATCATTACCTGCTGA
The Anaerohalosphaeraceae bacterium genome window above contains:
- a CDS encoding HDIG domain-containing protein; its protein translation is MGWFRKKISGRRQPAWANLPADRSRRWPEPMNGSRLLLIGLFFVYLAALVFLLSLDTEHPEFLTSGMRHFKPWPQIAALTVVTVLVLLGTVFYIHHCRPQFFNRANRAFTMAVLFWLLLAVNRFFSIWQGGVIYLATGTTITAAVILTMVFDQRFAIGMTVFYSVLACFSVSRLATLELFLTMMAGGLTCCGFLKEIRTRMKLIEVCAYASVAVFLMAYCFGMLQGKTHDQTLLNAGFAAGAAFLVGVFLQAFLPFIEKLFGIATSMTLMDYSDANQPLLKRLAMEAPGTFSHSLLIGSIAETAADAIGANGLLCRVGAYYHDIGKINKPSYFVENQMGSASRHEQLSPAMSKLVIAGHVNDGMEIAKEYGLPAVLRQFIETHHGTTLMEYFYNEARKKKGEHENEVSEIEFRYPGPKPRTREAAIVMLADAVESAARSLTDPSPTKIETLVHTIAMKRLQDGQFDDCDLTLRELSQIEASMSKFLAAHYHGRIAYPKLGDKSSGEDKPESAAAEKPQNGSNL
- a CDS encoding PhoH family protein → MELKLIIQSDQQRLELFGPTDGHLRMLQNELHVRITARGEMVIISGGEPEVRRTADVLDRMQKRLLKRGTLNPKDVLEILDQSKNQVRPERDEVIEVFSSKGIIEPFTKGQLEYIKTMHRNDLTFCTGPAGTGKTYLAVAVAVSMLRKKQIRKIVLARPAVEAGERLGFLPGDLQAKVNPYLRPLLDSLEDMMEFGQMRKLMEMDVIEIIPLAFMRGRTLNEAVIICDEAQNTSPSQMLMFLTRLGRGSKMIITGDITQIDLERGQTSGMVDAIRTLSNIENIGFVELTEADIVRHSLVQRIVQAYDQKRQGIRPNRDGTNGMVS
- the ybeY gene encoding rRNA maturation RNase YbeY, which encodes MRAARKQPLRSVRIRLEAEPFPIEQTKIRSLVKGVLTRFGVSEAEIDIRIVSDAAMQEMHRQYFQDRRTTDVISFDLTEPNKPRRCFQILVNAALALREAARRGHSPQAELSLYIVHGLLHNLGFDDGTPRQAERMHRAEADVLTSFGYPPVYYSSPRKRTLRRFRCE